In Cryptomeria japonica chromosome 10, Sugi_1.0, whole genome shotgun sequence, a genomic segment contains:
- the LOC131077216 gene encoding receptor-like protein kinase HSL1: MAAIIPIHTLTFFCCIYAFSLLLLRCTSLSHDGIILLKIKMGDWEDTRNALRDWNESHQNPCAWQGISCNTFNTVTTVDLTEASISGNLTSAICGLPNLTVLTLPGNAFRGPFPRGLLYCKRLHKLDLSSNHFSGTLPTRISELSDLKELNLAGNSFSGSIPPAFGMLRKLEALFFSENSLNGEFPKFVGNLKSLKNLTFDNNPLHPGVISSELGNLKQLQQLWLQNCSLLGGIPTFLGNLTQLEELDLSLNNLSGEIPTSLMALSNLTHLFLYGNNLSGHIPANIGQLRSMYSLDFGDNQLHGAIPEGVSNLTYLNSLHLYNNRLTGEIPTELGKLRYLSYLKLFGNKLSGWLPQSLGTFSNLILVDLVGNELEGPLPKNLCRGGELYSFLVTSNKFNGTLPSSFEDCNSLEYLYIDNNQLSGEIPPGLWGASNLKELFLTNNKFEGQISAAIGEAKNLSRLEISNNRFEGSIPAQVGQLTNLQVLKASNNCLLGPIPHELGRLSLLSTLQLDHNFLSGEIPKNLTLLKKLSWLNLAHNGLTGEIPAALNDIMNNLDLSNNMLSGGIPPALGNLKLSVFNVSNNQLSGRIPDALDSMTFKEEFLGNPRLCGGQNLMLRPCSSPHKLSPKILSLFLVMLLLIVAVALGFIYVRCSRLRKPSRTESWILTSFHSTDVDEIYILNNLKAANVIGSGGAGKVYKVILNNGQPVAVKKIRNVSRLGSFKRKGEQEDNKRGEVEVDTLGLIRHNNILKLLCCISSEESNSKLLVYEFMPNGSLFDRLHGGPETPLQWPIRYQIALDAARGLSYMHHDCLPPILHRDVKSSNILLDGDFGAKIADFGVCRVLERLGDEYTVSGYVGSHGYIAPEYVERLRVDEKSDVYSFGVVILELVSGRKATGEADYGEAVDIVGWIRNTIWMGGESEVLDERIIEDNCIEQMLRLLRVGLVCTNREPKQRPCMRVVVEMLEKCGGENCKERRDKIEFPYLQRVSSTHSEGDNEMIYFSH; this comes from the exons ATGGCAGCAATAATACCCATCCACACTCTCACTTTCTTTTGCTGCATTTATGCATTTTCACTTTTGCTTCTTCGCTGCACTTCCCTCTCGCATGATGGTATAATTCTGCTCAAAATAAAAATGGGAGATTGGGAGGACACCCGAAATGCTTTGAGGGACTGGAATGAGTCTCACCAAAATCCATGTGCTTGGCAAGGAATCTCCTGTAATACTTTCAACACCGTTACCACTGTTGATCTCACGGAAGCCTCCATTTCTGGCAACTTGACCTCCGCCATATGTGGCCTTCCTAATCTCACGGTGTTGACCCTCCCAGGCAATGCTTTCCGCGGTCCCTTCCCACGCGGCCTTTTGTATTGCAAGCGTTTGCACAAGCTCGATTTATCCAGCAACCACTTTTCTGGTACTCTGCCCACTCGTATCTCTGAATTGAGTGACTTGAAAGAGTTGAATTTGGCAGGAAATAGTTTCAGTGGCTCCATTCCTCCAGCCTTTGGAATGCTGCGAAAGCTCGAGGCTCTCTTCTTCAGCGAAAATAGTTTGAATGGAGAATTCCCTAAGTTTGTCGGGAATTTGAAGTCTCTGAAGAACCTCACGTTTGACAACAATCCTCTGCATCCTGGTGTGATATCCAGCGAGCTCGGCAATTTAAAGCAACTGCAGCAGTTGTGGCTACAGAACTGTAGTCTTCTGGGTGGAATCCCAACTTTCTTGGGCAATTTAACCCAGCTGGAGGAGTTGGACTTGTCGCTGAATAATCTCTCGGGTGAGATCCCTACCAGTTTAATGGCTCTCTCAAATTTGACACACTTGTTCCTCTATGGCAACAATTTGTCTGGCCATATTCCTGCCAACATTGGCCAACTGAGGAGCATGTACAGTTTGGATTTTGGCGACAATCAACTTCACGGCGCAATTCCCGAGGGAGTCTCCAATCTCACATATTTGAATTCTCTCCATTTGTATAACAATCGGCTGACCGGGGAGATACCTACTGAGCTCGGCAAGCTGCGCTACTTGAGTTATTTGAAGCTGTTCGGCAACAAGCTCAGTGGATGGTTGCCGCAGAGTTTGGGTACATTCTCCAATCTCATTCTTGTTGATCTGGTGGGAAACGAATTGGAAGGCCCTCTGCCAAAGAATCTGTGTCGAGGGGGAGAGCTCTACAGCTTTCTTGTCACTTCAAACAAATTCAATGGTACTCTGCCTTCGTCCTTTGAAGACTGCAATTCTCTAGAGTATCTGTACATCGACAACAACCAGCTGAGTGGCGAGATTCCTCCTGGACTATGGGGTGCTTCCAATCTCAAGGAATTATTTCTCACCAACAATAAGTTTGAAGGTCAGATTTCAGCTGCAATCGGCGAAGCGAAGAATCTGAGTCGGTTGGAGATAAGCAATAATCGGTTCGAAGGAAGCATCCCTGCACAAGTTGGACAGCTGACAAATCTTCAAGTGCTCAAAGCCAGCAACAACTGTTTGTTAGGCCCCATTCCCCATGAGCTCGGGCGCTTGAGTTTGCTCAGTACCCTCCAGCTGGACCATAATTTTCTCTCAGGGGAAATTCCCAAAAATCTAACATTGCTAAAGAAACTCAGTTGGCTCAATTTGGCTCACAATGGACTTACAGGCGAAATTCCTGCAGCTCTGAACGACATCATGAACAATCTTGATCTGTCAAACAATATGCTTTCTGGCGGAATTCCTCCCGCCTTAGGAAACCTGAAGCTGTCTGTTTTTAATGTCTCCAACAATCAGTTATCTGGACGCATTCCGGATGCTCTAGACAGTATGACTTTCAAGGAGGAGTTTCTGGGAAATCCGAGGCTATGCGGAGGCCAGAATTTGATGCTACGACCGTGTTCCTCTCCTCATAAGTTGTCACCTAAGATTTTGTCCCTCTTTCTGGTAATGCTTTTACTTATAGTTGCCGTGGCGTTGGGCTTCATTTATGTACGTTGTTCGCGTCTCAGGAAGCCAAGCAGAACGGAATCGTGGATATTAACTTCATTCCACTCGACAGATGTGGACGAGATATACATCCTCAACAATTTGAAAGCGGCCAACGTGATTGGATCCGGGGGTGCTGGAAAAGTTTACAAGGTCATTCTCAACAACGGGCAACCTGTAGCCGTTAAGAAGATCAGGAACGTGAGCAGATTGGGAAGCTTTAAGAGAAAAGGCGAGCAAGAAGATAATAAAAGAGGGGAAGTGGAGGTTGATACATTGGGGCTTATCCGGCACAACAACATTTTAAAGCTTCTCTGCTGCATTTCAAGTGAAGAGTCCAATTCTAAGCTGTTGGTATACGAGTTCATGCCCAACGGCAGCTTGTTCGACCGTCTGCACGGTGGCCCAGAAACGCCGCTGCAATGGCCGATACGTTATCAGATCGCTCTTGACGCGGCTCGCGGGCTGAGTTATATGCATCATGATTGCCTCCCTCCAATATTGCACAGGGATGTGAAATCCAGCAACATCTTGCTGGACGGAGATTTTGGAGCTAAAATTGCAGATTTTGGCGTATGCAGAGTGCTTGAGAGGTTGGGCGATGAGTATACGGTGTCTGGCTATGTCGGGTCGCACGGATATATAGCCCCTG AATATGTTGAGAGGTTAAGGGtggatgagaaaagtgacgtgtaCAGCTTCGGAGTGGTGATTTTAGAGCTGGTGAGCGGGAGGAAAGCGACGGGTGAGGCAGACTATGGAGAGGCCGTGGACATCGTGGGGTGGATACGCAACACAATCTGGATGGGCGGAGAGAGTGAAGTGCTGGATGAGCGAATAATCGAAGATAATTGCATAGAACAAATGCTACGCCTCTTACGTGTGGGTTTGGTTTGCACGAACAGAGAACCAAAGCAGCGGCCTTGTATGAGAGTAGTGGTGGAAATGTTGGAGAAATGCGGTGGGGAAAATTGTAAGGAGAGAAGGGATAAAATAGAATTTCCATATCTGCAAAGGGTTTCAAGTACACACTCCGAGGGTGACAACGAAATGATTTACTTCTCACATTAA